One stretch of [Limnothrix rosea] IAM M-220 DNA includes these proteins:
- the murG gene encoding undecaprenyldiphospho-muramoylpentapeptide beta-N-acetylglucosaminyltransferase: MTRILIAASGTGGHLFPALAVAEKLSDCDIEWLGVSDRLETTLVPKTYPLHIVTAKGLQGNPIRKVFNGLQLLWSIFQTKQILSRRKIDLIFTTGGYIAAPAILAANWQGIPVVLHESNVLPGKVTRLIGKRADTLLTGFAETAKYLPGAKTLHLGTPVRADFLTPQPLSADLKEKLSGDRLVILAMGGSQGAVGLNQLVRQCAAQWIEAGAFILHITGKNDPDVESFQDPNYLSMPFAHDIAALVQNADFVISRSGASALTELTITKTPSLLIPYPYAAEDHQTLNAEVFAKHGAGLLVQQNQVTPEALTQMVLEVMRSPEKRKNMSEQTGALGIPESADKIAHFLKTSF; encoded by the coding sequence ATGACTCGAATTTTAATCGCAGCTAGTGGAACCGGTGGCCATCTTTTTCCGGCTTTAGCCGTGGCCGAAAAACTTTCCGATTGCGATATTGAGTGGCTCGGTGTCAGCGATCGCCTCGAAACAACCCTTGTCCCCAAGACCTATCCCCTCCACATTGTTACGGCCAAAGGACTACAGGGCAATCCGATTCGCAAAGTTTTCAATGGGCTACAGCTCCTATGGTCAATTTTTCAAACAAAGCAAATACTAAGCAGACGCAAAATTGATCTGATATTCACTACAGGAGGGTACATTGCGGCTCCGGCTATCTTGGCGGCGAACTGGCAAGGCATTCCTGTTGTTCTCCACGAATCGAATGTTTTGCCCGGTAAAGTGACACGCCTAATCGGTAAACGCGCCGACACATTACTGACTGGTTTTGCCGAAACAGCGAAATATCTTCCCGGTGCAAAAACCCTCCATCTCGGTACACCTGTGCGCGCAGATTTTCTGACACCCCAACCGCTCAGTGCGGATTTAAAAGAAAAACTATCCGGCGATCGCCTCGTTATTTTGGCCATGGGCGGTTCCCAAGGAGCTGTCGGTTTAAACCAATTAGTCCGTCAATGCGCTGCCCAATGGATCGAAGCAGGTGCATTTATCCTCCACATCACAGGAAAAAATGACCCCGATGTTGAAAGTTTTCAAGACCCTAATTATTTGTCAATGCCCTTTGCCCACGATATTGCCGCGTTAGTCCAAAACGCCGATTTTGTCATTAGCCGCTCCGGTGCAAGTGCCCTGACAGAGTTGACCATTACCAAAACACCATCGCTTTTGATTCCCTATCCCTACGCCGCCGAAGATCACCAAACCTTAAACGCGGAAGTCTTTGCAAAACATGGCGCAGGATTGCTCGTTCAACAAAATCAAGTGACCCCCGAAGCACTCACCCAAATGGTTTTAGAGGTGATGCGATCACCGGAAAAACGCAAAAACATGTCAGAGCAAACTGGAGCCTTAGGCATTCCCGAAAGCGCCGACAAAATTGCCCACTTTCTCAAAACTAGTTTTTAG